The proteins below are encoded in one region of Silene latifolia isolate original U9 population chromosome 2, ASM4854445v1, whole genome shotgun sequence:
- the LOC141641120 gene encoding uncharacterized protein LOC141641120 produces MGFWNVRGLNSPAKQKHIKWFLHHHQIGLFGLLETKVKPSSLNKISSNICTGWCVSTNSSYHKGGRVWLLWKPNMFDLQILEYNAQFIHVLVHELATGSHFYLTMVYAFNGVSERKSLWSRLQDMSGHIHSPWLICGDFNTVLAPSERLGGSTTEEEMEDFQNCLDECHMVDMPATGSFFTWNNKQEAATRVFSRLDRVLVNHEWSTQKNEFYAHFHSEGCFDHTPCIIQRLSDMGQRKGSFKYFNMWSTTEHFIPCYSGLGA; encoded by the coding sequence ATGggcttttggaatgttagggggttGAACAGTCCAGCAAAACAGAAGCATATTAAGTGGTTCTTGCATCATCATCAAATTGGATTGTTTGGCCTCCTTGAGACGAAGGTTAAGCCTTCTTCTCTAAATAAAATTAGTTCTAATATTTGTACTGGATGGTGTGTATCTACTAATTCTTCttatcataaaggtggaagggtTTGGCTTTTATGGAAGCCTAATATGTTTGACTTACAGATCCTTGAATATAATGCTCAGTTCATACATGTCCTTGTGCATGAACTGGCTACTGGTTCTCATTTTTATCTTACTATGGTGTACGCTTTTAATGGTGTATCTGAAAGGAAGTCTTTATGGAGTAGGCTTCAGGACATGAGTGGCCACATTCATAGCCCTTGGCTCATCTGTGGGGATTTCAATACTGTGTTGGCTCCTAGTGAAAGGTTAGGTGGGAGTACTACTGAAGAGGAAATGGAGGACTTTCAAAATTGTCTTGATGAGTGTCATATGGTTGATATGCCTGCTACTGGTTCATTCTTTACTTGGAATAACAAACAGGAGGCTGCTACAAGGGTTTTTAGTAGGCTTGACAGAGTTCTGGTTAACCATGAGTGGAGTACTCAGAAGAATGAGTTCTATGCTCACTTTCATTCTGAAGGGTGTTTTGACCATACTCCTTGCATCATTCAGAGATTGAGTGACATGGGACAAAGGAAAGGAAGTTTtaagtactttaatatgtggagCACTACTGAGCATTTCATACCTTGTTACTCAGGTTTGGGGGCATAA